The Saccharopolyspora gloriosae genome has a segment encoding these proteins:
- a CDS encoding alpha-ketoacid dehydrogenase subunit beta, translating into MAPSTMAQALNAAMRDALEEDDAVLVFGEDVGPLGGVFRVTDGLSRDFGEQRCFDTPLAEAGIVGFAVGMAMGGFRPVVEMQFDAFAYPAFEQITSHVAKLANRTRGRVRLPMVIRIPYGGGIGGVEHHCDSSEVYYTHTPGLRVVTPATPQDGYDLLRDAIECPDPVIFLEPKSRYWAREAVSFERGSPALDRAVVRRPGTDVSLIAYGPMVATALATAEAATEEGYDVEVIDLRSLAPFDDETVTASVRRTGRAVVVHEAARFCGYGAEVAARVSEQCFHHLHAPVTRVSGFDIPYPAPKLEKHHLPGVDRILDAIDRLQWDDQVALPVGAVQGARHHA; encoded by the coding sequence ATGGCACCGTCCACGATGGCTCAAGCGCTCAACGCCGCCATGCGCGATGCGCTGGAGGAAGACGACGCCGTGCTGGTCTTCGGCGAGGACGTCGGCCCGCTGGGCGGCGTGTTCCGGGTGACCGACGGGCTGAGCCGCGATTTCGGCGAACAGCGGTGCTTCGACACCCCGCTGGCCGAGGCCGGGATCGTCGGGTTCGCCGTCGGCATGGCCATGGGCGGGTTCCGGCCGGTGGTGGAAATGCAGTTCGACGCGTTCGCCTACCCGGCCTTCGAGCAGATCACCTCGCACGTGGCGAAGCTGGCGAACCGCACGCGCGGGCGGGTCCGGCTGCCCATGGTGATCCGGATCCCCTACGGCGGCGGTATCGGGGGAGTGGAGCACCACTGCGATTCGAGCGAGGTCTACTACACCCACACCCCGGGCCTGCGGGTGGTGACGCCCGCGACCCCGCAGGACGGGTATGACCTGCTGCGCGATGCGATCGAGTGCCCTGACCCGGTGATCTTCTTGGAGCCGAAGAGCCGTTACTGGGCAAGGGAAGCAGTGTCCTTCGAACGCGGTTCTCCCGCTTTGGACCGGGCCGTGGTGCGGCGTCCCGGCACGGACGTCTCGCTGATCGCTTACGGCCCGATGGTGGCCACTGCGCTGGCGACGGCCGAGGCGGCGACGGAGGAAGGCTACGACGTGGAGGTCATCGACCTGCGCAGCCTCGCACCGTTCGATGACGAGACCGTGACCGCCTCGGTGCGCCGCACCGGTCGTGCGGTCGTCGTGCACGAGGCCGCCCGCTTCTGCGGTTACGGTGCCGAGGTCGCGGCTCGGGTCAGCGAACAGTGCTTCCACCACCTGCACGCCCCCGTCACCCGGGTGTCCGGCTTCGACATCCCTTATCCCGCGCCGAAGCTGGAAAAGCACCACCTGCCCGGAGTCGACCGCATTCTGGACGCGATCGACCGGTTGCAGTGGGACGACCAAGTCGCGCTGCCCGTCGGCGCGGTGCAAGGAGCGCGCCACCATGCCTGA
- a CDS encoding GbsR/MarR family transcriptional regulator — MPAENDVDGPLIEDFGRHIGAVMGWPRMAGRAAGVLMLNEEPMTSAQLQRALDASKGSVSETTRLLVDGGTVARFKQPGTRHFVFQWREDAWVGCLRHQLDQTMRLLALAEDARTRTEHLPAPQRARAREMLEYYRFMARRLEMLLDEYTAGWRERHPGGES; from the coding sequence GTGCCTGCTGAGAACGACGTCGACGGCCCGCTCATCGAGGACTTCGGACGCCACATCGGTGCCGTGATGGGATGGCCTCGGATGGCCGGGCGGGCCGCGGGCGTGCTGATGCTGAACGAAGAGCCCATGACGTCGGCGCAGTTGCAGCGGGCGCTGGATGCCAGCAAGGGCTCGGTCTCCGAAACGACCCGCTTGCTGGTCGACGGCGGAACCGTCGCGCGATTCAAGCAGCCGGGGACCCGGCACTTCGTCTTCCAGTGGCGCGAGGACGCTTGGGTCGGTTGCCTGCGGCACCAGCTCGACCAGACGATGCGGTTGCTCGCGCTGGCAGAGGACGCCCGGACCCGCACCGAACACCTGCCCGCACCCCAGCGGGCACGTGCCCGGGAGATGCTCGAGTACTACCGGTTCATGGCCCGCCGGCTGGAGATGCTTCTTGACGAGTACACCGCCGGGTGGCGCGAACGGCACCCGGGTGGCGAATCGTGA
- a CDS encoding Lrp/AsnC family transcriptional regulator, producing MQNHMSASEAGNRRPTGRSASELDEVDYAILEALSADGRASVRTLAERLHISRSNAHNRLARLRDEGVLTGFTASIDPHRAGLGTSAYVLLTVEQPSWRDMTGALRDIPYVEHIALVSGEFDVLVLVRAPDNATLRDVVLERIQAIDSVRATHTWLIFEESAGSHSPWSTS from the coding sequence ATGCAGAACCACATGTCCGCGAGTGAGGCCGGAAATCGCCGTCCGACGGGACGATCGGCGAGCGAATTGGACGAGGTGGACTACGCGATCCTCGAAGCCCTCTCGGCGGACGGGCGTGCTTCGGTCCGAACACTGGCCGAGCGGTTGCACATCTCCCGGAGCAACGCGCACAACCGGCTCGCCCGCCTGCGCGACGAGGGAGTCCTCACCGGGTTCACGGCCTCCATCGACCCGCACCGCGCCGGGCTCGGCACCAGCGCGTACGTGCTGCTGACCGTGGAACAGCCGTCTTGGCGGGACATGACCGGCGCGCTGCGCGACATCCCTTACGTCGAGCACATCGCCCTCGTCTCCGGCGAGTTCGACGTGCTGGTGCTCGTTCGGGCTCCGGACAACGCCACCTTGAGGGACGTCGTCCTCGAACGCATCCAGGCCATCGACAGCGTCCGCGCCACCCACACCTGGCTCATCTTCGAGGAATCCGCGGGGTCGCACTCGCCCTGGAGCACGTCGTGA
- a CDS encoding dihydrolipoamide acetyltransferase family protein, translating into MPDFLLPDLGEGLTEADIVAWHVSVGDEIAVDQVVVEVETAKAAVEVPAPFAGTVAALHGEPGATLEVGAPLLRIDQPVTGEGSNPSAGWDEPGVVTGREPSHHDGSGNVLVGYGTSTTPRRRRGRRNGRTATTAAAPAGRSREADVNQVSAVISPLVRRLARERGLDVTRIRGSGEDGIVRRADVDAACAAAPSPTTEPESTTAPESTTPPEPTTAPESMTPPKSTTAPDDEPTRIDARSAEVGDRRIPLRGRRKAVADKMTLSRREIPEATVWVDADATELAALRKEINDHAPDQRVSLLSLIARFTVSALKKFPELNSRVDGDEIVLRGPVHLGVAAQTDRGLLVPVIKDAGELSARRLSEAIAVRTEAGRAGTLQPAQLTGSTFTINNYGVFGVDGSAAIINHPEAGILGIGRIIERPWIVDGELVGRSICPLTLAFDHRVCDGGTAGGFLRFIADCIEAPARALAEI; encoded by the coding sequence ATGCCTGATTTCCTGCTGCCCGATCTCGGCGAAGGCCTCACCGAGGCTGACATCGTGGCGTGGCACGTCTCAGTGGGCGACGAGATCGCGGTTGATCAGGTGGTGGTCGAGGTGGAGACCGCCAAGGCCGCCGTGGAGGTGCCGGCACCGTTCGCCGGAACCGTCGCGGCATTGCACGGCGAACCGGGGGCCACCCTCGAAGTCGGTGCGCCCCTGCTCAGGATCGACCAGCCGGTCACCGGCGAGGGATCGAACCCGTCGGCGGGCTGGGACGAACCCGGCGTCGTCACCGGTCGCGAGCCGTCGCATCACGATGGCAGCGGCAACGTGCTGGTCGGATACGGCACCTCCACCACCCCGCGCCGCAGGCGGGGCCGCCGCAACGGCCGTACGGCGACAACGGCGGCCGCACCCGCCGGGCGAAGTCGCGAAGCGGACGTGAACCAGGTGTCCGCGGTCATCTCGCCGCTGGTGCGCCGGCTCGCGCGCGAACGAGGATTGGACGTCACCCGGATCAGGGGCAGCGGGGAAGACGGCATCGTGCGCCGAGCCGACGTCGACGCGGCCTGCGCTGCCGCACCGTCACCCACGACCGAGCCGGAGTCCACGACGGCACCGGAATCAACGACGCCACCGGAGCCCACGACCGCACCGGAGTCAATGACGCCACCGAAGTCCACGACGGCACCCGACGATGAGCCGACTCGCATCGACGCGCGCAGCGCCGAGGTCGGCGACCGCCGCATCCCGTTGCGCGGGCGGCGAAAGGCCGTAGCGGACAAGATGACGCTCTCGCGCCGCGAGATCCCGGAAGCCACGGTCTGGGTCGACGCCGACGCCACCGAACTGGCCGCCCTCCGCAAGGAGATCAACGACCACGCCCCGGATCAGCGGGTGTCCCTGTTGTCGCTGATCGCGCGATTCACCGTGTCCGCGCTCAAGAAGTTCCCCGAACTGAACTCCCGGGTGGACGGCGACGAGATCGTGCTGCGCGGTCCGGTCCACCTCGGCGTGGCGGCTCAAACCGACCGGGGGCTGCTCGTCCCGGTCATCAAGGACGCAGGCGAGCTGTCGGCCCGCCGGCTATCCGAGGCCATCGCCGTGCGGACCGAGGCAGGACGCGCGGGCACGTTGCAGCCTGCTCAGCTCACCGGGAGCACCTTCACCATCAACAACTACGGGGTCTTCGGCGTCGACGGCTCGGCGGCGATCATCAACCATCCCGAGGCGGGCATCCTGGGCATCGGGCGGATCATCGAACGCCCGTGGATCGTCGACGGCGAACTCGTCGGCCGATCCATCTGCCCGCTCACCTTGGCCTTCGACCACCGCGTCTGCGACGGCGGCACGGCAGGCGGATTCCTCCGCTTCATCGCCGACTGCATCGAAGCACCGGCCCGGGCGCTCGCGGAGATCTAG
- a CDS encoding phosphotransferase, producing MDKRIDGLSPRQQDLVRTWLPAAEVVVDHSWGLVGTTVLELRHNGEHYILKAGGDDDHHIAREIRAHHNWLRPWTALGRAPEVLRTDAAAKLLVTRYLPGRLVEGTDAEHQPETYRQAGELLARLHDQEGCDDAGFEARAQEKSLRWLDEPHRIAPDVAARLRSVVESWPAPPSRLVPTHGDWQPRNWLMCGATVSAIDFGRADLRPAFTDLARLSAQQFRAHAALEAAFFEGYGTDPRESAAWRRNQIREAIGTAVWAHRVGDERFERQGHQMIIDALADE from the coding sequence GTGGACAAAAGGATCGACGGGCTCTCGCCTCGGCAACAAGATCTCGTACGAACGTGGCTGCCCGCTGCGGAGGTCGTCGTCGACCACAGCTGGGGTCTGGTCGGCACGACCGTGCTCGAACTCCGGCACAACGGGGAGCACTACATCCTCAAGGCCGGCGGCGACGACGATCATCACATCGCTCGGGAGATCAGGGCGCACCACAACTGGTTGCGGCCCTGGACCGCCCTCGGCCGGGCGCCGGAGGTCCTCCGAACCGATGCCGCGGCGAAGCTGCTCGTGACCCGGTACCTGCCCGGAAGACTCGTCGAGGGCACCGACGCCGAGCACCAGCCGGAGACCTACCGGCAGGCAGGCGAACTGCTCGCGCGCTTGCACGATCAGGAGGGCTGCGACGACGCCGGGTTCGAGGCGCGGGCGCAGGAGAAGTCGTTGCGGTGGCTGGACGAGCCCCATCGGATCGCCCCCGATGTCGCCGCCCGGCTCCGTTCCGTCGTGGAATCGTGGCCGGCACCACCGAGCAGGCTGGTACCGACGCACGGTGACTGGCAGCCCCGCAACTGGCTGATGTGCGGGGCAACGGTGAGTGCGATCGATTTCGGCCGCGCCGATCTGCGTCCGGCGTTCACCGACTTGGCTCGGCTCTCGGCACAGCAGTTCCGGGCGCACGCCGCGCTCGAGGCCGCGTTCTTCGAGGGCTATGGCACGGATCCGCGGGAATCGGCGGCATGGCGGCGCAACCAGATCCGCGAAGCCATCGGTACCGCGGTCTGGGCTCACCGAGTCGGCGACGAACGATTCGAGCGGCAGGGTCATCAGATGATCATCGACGCGCTCGCCGATGAGTGA